In Streptomyces sp. NBC_01707, a genomic segment contains:
- a CDS encoding response regulator: MIQVLVVEDDPVAADAHRLYVGRVPGFTVAAVAHSRAEAVRALDRTQVDLLLLDLYLPDGHGLQLLRSLRAAGHTADVIAVTSARDLAVVREGVSLGVVQYVLKPFTFATLRDRLMRYAEFRAAAGEASGQDEVDRALGALRAPQPSRLPKGLSGPTLEAVTRALRASPNGVTAAATGVELGISRITARRYLEHLVTVGRAVRSPQYGQIGRPELHYRWVAETR; the protein is encoded by the coding sequence GTGATCCAGGTGCTGGTCGTCGAGGACGATCCCGTGGCCGCCGACGCCCACCGGCTGTACGTCGGCCGGGTCCCGGGCTTCACCGTGGCCGCCGTCGCGCATTCGCGCGCGGAGGCGGTACGGGCGCTGGACCGTACCCAGGTCGATCTGCTGCTCCTGGACCTGTATCTGCCCGATGGACACGGTCTGCAGCTGCTGCGGTCGCTGCGCGCCGCCGGGCACACGGCGGATGTCATCGCCGTGACGTCGGCGCGTGATCTGGCGGTGGTCCGGGAAGGGGTGTCGCTCGGCGTCGTCCAGTACGTGCTGAAGCCGTTCACCTTCGCCACCCTGCGCGACCGCCTCATGCGCTACGCCGAGTTCCGCGCGGCGGCCGGTGAGGCGAGCGGCCAGGACGAGGTGGACCGGGCGCTCGGCGCGCTCCGGGCTCCGCAGCCGTCCCGACTGCCCAAGGGGCTGAGCGGCCCGACGCTGGAGGCGGTGACCCGCGCGCTGCGGGCCTCCCCGAACGGGGTGACCGCAGCCGCGACGGGCGTGGAGCTGGGCATCTCGCGGATCACCGCACGCCGCTACCTGGAGCACCTGGTGACGGTGGGCCGCGCCGTCCGCAGTCCGCAGTACGGGCAGATCGGACGGCCGGAGCTGCACTACCGGTGGGTGGCCGAGACGCGCTGA
- a CDS encoding carbohydrate ABC transporter permease has translation MQQAGSRRRAGSWRQAGRWLPIAPATALLLLFLAGPIGYCVWIAFTNTQLTGSSSSDFVGFANFRRAFADDNFRNAVQLTLTFTFLSSIVGQNTLGLALAGLMRAASRPVRTVTGALVITAWVLPEIVAAFLLYAFFRREGTLNAILDQLHLPAQNWLFTLPILAVSFANVWRGTAFSMLIYSAALAEIPQDITEAAEVDGASGPLRLWHITLPMIRRSIGTNLMLNTLSTLSVFGLIWAMTRGGPGNRSQTLPVFMYDQAFVNSLIGYGTAVALLLLLVGSLFSIVYLRLMKVEV, from the coding sequence TTGCAGCAGGCAGGGTCGCGGCGGCGTGCGGGGTCGTGGCGGCAGGCGGGGCGGTGGCTGCCGATCGCCCCCGCCACCGCGCTGCTGCTGCTCTTCCTCGCCGGCCCCATCGGCTACTGCGTATGGATCGCCTTCACCAACACCCAGCTGACCGGATCGTCGAGCTCCGACTTCGTCGGCTTCGCCAACTTCCGACGGGCGTTCGCCGACGACAACTTCCGTAACGCCGTCCAGCTGACGCTCACCTTCACCTTCCTGTCGTCGATCGTCGGACAGAACACGCTGGGACTGGCGCTCGCGGGTCTGATGCGGGCCGCGTCCCGTCCGGTGCGTACGGTCACCGGGGCGCTGGTCATCACGGCCTGGGTCCTGCCGGAGATCGTCGCGGCCTTCCTGCTGTACGCGTTCTTCCGCCGTGAGGGCACTTTGAACGCGATCCTGGACCAGCTCCATCTGCCGGCCCAGAACTGGCTGTTCACGCTGCCGATCCTGGCAGTGTCGTTCGCCAACGTGTGGCGCGGCACGGCGTTCTCGATGCTGATCTACTCGGCGGCGCTGGCCGAGATCCCTCAGGACATCACGGAAGCCGCCGAGGTCGACGGGGCGAGCGGGCCGCTCCGGCTGTGGCACATCACGCTGCCCATGATCCGCCGCTCCATCGGCACCAATCTGATGCTCAACACCTTGTCCACGCTCTCCGTGTTCGGACTGATCTGGGCGATGACCCGCGGCGGGCCGGGCAACCGCAGCCAGACGCTCCCGGTGTTCATGTACGACCAGGCGTTCGTGAACAGTCTGATCGGCTACGGGACGGCGGTGGCGCTGCTGCTGCTTCTGGTTGGATCCCTGTTCTCGATCGTCTATCTGCGGCTGATGAAGGTGGAGGTGTGA
- a CDS encoding ABC transporter substrate-binding protein: MRPTAPLILAAAVAVLAAGSLTACSSGSGSDPDTVKVAYNRSTDNKIRFKDAYIESVKKQFEKEHPGKKIKLIPIQAADNDYATKVQQMMRSPKTAPDLVYEDTFRINSDIKAGYLRPLDAYLAKWDTWSQFVDTAKAAAKAEDGKTYGVPDGTDTRGLWYNKKIFAKAGLPTDWQPKNWEEVLDAARAIKKKVPGVIPLNVYTGKAPGEAAVMQGFEMLLYGTGDDPLYDPGAKKWVAGGQGFRDALGFVGTVYGEKLGPDPSDALDPNVGTHVATEWFPEGKLAISLDGSWMGQNWINEGPKAWPEWKTELAQTPMPTQNGQAPGKVSMSGGWTWAIPQKAKNPDLAWEFVKTMQTPQNASKWDVVGAQIAVREDVAKDPAYLKSMPGIEFFTGLVQYTHYRPALPVYPQVSTAIGEAMEKVTTGDGSPESAAKEYDEQLKTLVDGAVVTK; this comes from the coding sequence GTGCGCCCCACCGCCCCACTGATCCTCGCCGCCGCAGTCGCCGTTCTGGCTGCCGGCTCGCTGACCGCCTGCTCCTCCGGTTCCGGCAGTGATCCGGACACCGTGAAGGTCGCGTACAACCGTTCCACGGACAACAAGATCCGGTTCAAGGACGCCTATATCGAGTCGGTGAAGAAGCAGTTCGAGAAGGAACACCCCGGCAAGAAGATCAAGTTGATACCGATTCAGGCGGCGGACAACGACTACGCCACCAAGGTGCAGCAGATGATGCGCTCCCCGAAGACGGCACCTGATCTGGTCTACGAGGACACCTTCCGGATCAACTCCGACATCAAGGCCGGCTATCTGCGACCGCTGGACGCGTATCTCGCGAAGTGGGACACCTGGAGCCAGTTCGTGGACACGGCCAAGGCCGCCGCGAAGGCCGAGGACGGCAAGACGTACGGCGTCCCGGACGGCACCGACACCCGCGGGCTCTGGTACAACAAGAAGATCTTCGCCAAGGCGGGGCTGCCGACGGACTGGCAGCCGAAGAACTGGGAAGAAGTCCTGGACGCGGCCCGCGCGATCAAGAAGAAGGTCCCCGGCGTCATCCCGCTGAACGTGTACACGGGCAAGGCTCCGGGCGAGGCCGCGGTGATGCAGGGCTTCGAGATGCTGCTGTACGGGACCGGCGACGACCCGCTCTACGACCCCGGCGCCAAGAAGTGGGTGGCCGGCGGGCAGGGCTTCCGCGACGCGCTCGGCTTCGTGGGGACGGTGTACGGGGAGAAGCTCGGCCCTGATCCGTCCGACGCCCTCGACCCCAACGTCGGTACGCACGTGGCCACCGAGTGGTTCCCCGAGGGCAAGCTGGCCATCTCGCTGGACGGCTCCTGGATGGGCCAGAACTGGATCAACGAAGGCCCGAAGGCGTGGCCCGAGTGGAAGACGGAACTCGCCCAGACCCCGATGCCCACCCAGAACGGCCAGGCGCCCGGGAAGGTGTCCATGTCGGGCGGCTGGACCTGGGCGATCCCGCAGAAGGCCAAGAACCCGGATCTGGCCTGGGAGTTCGTCAAGACGATGCAGACCCCGCAGAACGCGTCGAAGTGGGATGTGGTGGGTGCGCAGATCGCGGTGCGCGAGGACGTGGCGAAGGATCCGGCGTATCTGAAGTCGATGCCCGGCATCGAGTTCTTCACCGGCCTCGTCCAGTACACCCATTACCGTCCCGCTCTGCCCGTCTACCCGCAGGTGTCGACGGCCATCGGTGAGGCGATGGAGAAGGTGACCACGGGTGACGGATCACCGGAGTCGGCGGCGAAGGAGTACGACGAGCAGCTGAAGACCCTCGTCGACGGCGCGGTCGTCACGAAGTGA
- a CDS encoding ATP-binding protein: protein MRLPRPRTRPRSLAGQLFAMQVVLVAAVVAGCAFFAYVSGSEQAEETATRQVRAAALAVADSPSVREAIRTPDPTAVLQPYAEKVRKDTGIAFVTIMSPERIRWTHPDEDRIGETFLGHTARALRGETFAETYTGTLGPSIRVVTPVRDGGRITGLVSAGITVERVSSQVRAQLGALGLAAGGALTLGGIGTYVINARLRRHTHGMNAAELSRMHDYHQATLHAVREGLLMLDGQRRIALVNDAGRELLGLPPGAVGRRVAELELPAPLTGALLASEERVDELHLTADRVIVVNTRPVVGGEQRGTVVTLRDHTELQALSGELDSERGFTQALRSQAHEAANRLHTVVSLIELGRVEEAVGFATAELELAQVLTDRVVGAVAEPVLAALLLGKAAQANERGVELVLADDSVIDDGALPATLPQRDLVTILGNLIDNAVDAASEAATAPPPGAVVPSGAGTVPGSGVAADSAAVPAQRGSAPRRAGRARVTVTALADDRELLLRVADTGSGVDPDVAAEVFRRGWSTHGAGRGLGLALVQQAVHRAGGTVVLSGGPDGGAEFTARLPLSPSPRQQHTPKERTP, encoded by the coding sequence ATGCGTCTCCCACGCCCCCGTACCCGTCCCCGCAGCCTGGCCGGTCAGCTCTTCGCGATGCAGGTCGTGCTGGTTGCGGCCGTGGTGGCGGGGTGCGCTTTCTTCGCGTACGTCTCCGGGAGCGAGCAGGCGGAGGAGACCGCGACCCGGCAGGTCAGGGCGGCGGCACTGGCGGTGGCCGATTCACCGTCCGTACGGGAGGCGATCCGCACCCCGGACCCGACCGCCGTGCTCCAGCCGTACGCCGAGAAGGTCCGCAAGGACACCGGGATCGCCTTCGTCACGATCATGAGCCCGGAGCGAATCCGCTGGACCCACCCCGACGAGGACCGGATCGGGGAGACGTTCCTCGGCCACACGGCCAGGGCGCTGCGCGGCGAGACGTTCGCGGAGACGTACACCGGCACACTCGGCCCCTCGATCCGGGTCGTCACCCCGGTCCGGGACGGCGGCAGGATCACCGGCCTGGTCAGTGCGGGCATCACGGTCGAGCGGGTCTCCTCGCAGGTGCGGGCGCAGCTCGGTGCGCTGGGGCTCGCGGCGGGCGGGGCACTCACCCTCGGCGGCATCGGCACGTATGTGATCAACGCCCGGCTTCGGCGCCACACGCACGGAATGAACGCCGCCGAGCTGAGCCGGATGCACGACTACCACCAGGCCACCCTGCACGCGGTGCGCGAGGGGCTGCTGATGCTCGACGGACAGCGCAGGATCGCGCTGGTCAACGATGCGGGCCGGGAGCTGCTCGGGCTGCCGCCGGGTGCGGTCGGGCGCCGGGTGGCCGAACTGGAACTTCCGGCGCCGCTGACCGGGGCGCTGCTGGCCTCCGAGGAGCGGGTCGACGAGCTGCATCTGACGGCGGACCGGGTGATCGTGGTCAACACCCGTCCGGTGGTGGGCGGCGAGCAGCGCGGTACGGTCGTGACCCTTCGCGACCACACGGAACTCCAGGCGCTGTCCGGCGAGTTGGACTCGGAGCGCGGGTTCACCCAGGCGCTTCGCTCCCAGGCGCACGAGGCGGCGAACCGGCTGCACACGGTCGTCTCGCTGATCGAGCTCGGCCGGGTGGAGGAGGCGGTCGGCTTCGCGACGGCGGAGCTGGAGCTGGCACAGGTCCTCACCGACCGGGTCGTCGGTGCCGTCGCCGAACCCGTGCTGGCGGCGCTGTTGCTGGGCAAGGCGGCGCAGGCGAACGAGCGGGGGGTGGAGCTGGTGCTCGCGGACGACAGCGTGATCGACGACGGCGCGCTGCCCGCGACGCTGCCGCAGCGCGATCTGGTGACGATCCTCGGAAATCTGATCGACAACGCGGTGGATGCGGCGTCCGAGGCGGCGACGGCCCCGCCGCCCGGCGCGGTTGTCCCCTCCGGTGCGGGGACCGTGCCCGGATCCGGGGTGGCGGCGGACTCCGCCGCCGTGCCCGCCCAGCGCGGCTCGGCACCGCGCCGCGCCGGCCGTGCGCGGGTCACCGTCACCGCGCTCGCCGACGACCGTGAGCTGCTGCTGCGGGTCGCGGACACCGGGTCCGGAGTCGATCCGGACGTCGCCGCCGAGGTGTTCCGTCGCGGCTGGTCGACGCACGGTGCCGGTCGTGGGCTCGGGCTGGCCCTCGTGCAGCAGGCCGTGCACCGGGCCGGCGGGACGGTCGTGCTGAGCGGAGGTCCGGACGGCGGCGCGGAGTTCACCGCCCGGCTCCCGCTGTCGCCCTCGCCCAGGCAGCAGCACACGCCGAAGGAGCGCACCCCGTGA
- a CDS encoding carbohydrate ABC transporter permease has protein sequence MTGVKGVTTSRRTRARLASDGALLLVAVAFALPLVWLLFASLDGSADLRVRPPTSPTLENFDAVLTDEITFTPMLNSLLLCGSATLLTVVCAALAAYPLSRHRSRLTRPYLLTILFTTCLPITAIMVPVYGLFVQVDLIDTMYGTALFLATAQLPFAIWLMKNFMDGVPKVLEEAAWTDGASTTQTLVRVVLPLMGPGVGVVTIYTFIMLWGNFFVPFMLLLSPEQLPASVSIFTFFGNYGSVVYGQLAAFSILYSTPVLLLYILISRRLGGGFALGGAVKG, from the coding sequence GTGACGGGCGTGAAAGGCGTGACGACGTCCCGGCGCACCCGGGCGCGGCTGGCGTCCGACGGGGCGCTGCTGCTGGTCGCGGTGGCGTTCGCGCTGCCGCTGGTGTGGCTGCTGTTCGCCTCGCTGGACGGCAGCGCCGATCTTCGGGTGCGACCGCCGACGTCACCGACTCTGGAGAACTTCGACGCGGTCCTCACCGACGAGATCACCTTCACACCGATGCTCAACAGTCTGCTGCTGTGCGGCAGTGCGACGCTGCTGACCGTGGTGTGCGCGGCGCTGGCCGCGTATCCGCTCTCCCGCCACCGCTCGCGCCTGACCCGCCCGTATCTGCTGACGATCCTGTTCACGACATGTCTGCCGATCACCGCGATCATGGTGCCGGTGTACGGGCTCTTCGTACAGGTCGATCTGATCGACACGATGTACGGGACGGCGCTCTTCCTCGCCACCGCCCAGCTTCCGTTCGCCATCTGGCTGATGAAGAACTTCATGGACGGCGTGCCGAAGGTGCTGGAGGAGGCGGCCTGGACGGACGGGGCGTCGACGACGCAGACGCTGGTCCGGGTGGTGCTGCCACTGATGGGGCCGGGGGTGGGCGTGGTGACGATCTACACCTTCATCATGCTGTGGGGGAACTTCTTCGTCCCCTTCATGCTGCTGCTCTCCCCCGAGCAACTCCCGGCCTCCGTCTCGATCTTCACCTTTTTCGGCAACTACGGATCGGTGGTCTACGGGCAGCTGGCGGCGTTCTCGATCCTGTACTCGACGCCGGTGCTGCTGCTGTACATCCTGATCTCGCGCCGCCTGGGCGGCGGATTCGCCCTGGGCGGCGCGGTCAAGGGATG